Sequence from the Priestia megaterium genome:
CCTTCTTCAATTACATCTGTTAGACGTGCAGAAAATTGTTCTGCTGCGTTAATACCCATACGCTTTAAGCGGAAGTTCATTGCTGCCACTTCAATGATAACAGCTAAGTTTCGTCCCGGACGTACTGGCAATGTAATTTTTGTAACGTCTGTATCAATAATTTTCATTTTATCTTCTTCTAAACCAAGGCGATCATAATGTTTCTGCTGATCCCATGTCTCTAACTGAATAACAAGTGAAATTCGCTTATAGCTTCGTACAGCTCCTGCGCCGAATAGCGTCATCACATTGATGATCCCTAGTCCTCGAATTTCAAGCAAATGCTCGATTAAACCAGGCGCGTTTCCTACAAGCGTGTCTTGATCTTCTTGACGGATTTCCACACAGTCATCGGCTACTAGGCGATGTCCCCTCTTAACAAGCTCTAGAGCTGTTTCACTTTTACCAACGCCGCTTTTTCCCATGATTAATACACCAATTCCGTATATATCAACTAATACGCCGTGCAGGGCAGTAGTAGGTGCTAGCCGGCTTTCAAGAAAATTCGTTAAATGGCTGGAAAGTCGCGTTGTTTTAAAGCTTGAACGCAGCACAGGAACTGATTCACGCTCTGAAGCTTCGATAAGTTCTTTCGGTACATCCATTTCGCGCGAAACAATGATAGCCGGCGTGATATCTGTACACATCTTTTCCATTCGAACTTTTTTTTGTTCATCATCTAACTGTTTAAAAAATGATAGTTCTGTTTTACCTAACAGCTGGATACGTTCTGCTGGGTAATATGTAAAATAACCTGCCATTTCAATACCTGGACGTGAAATATCACTCGTTGAAATAGGGCGGTCGATTCCTTCTTCTCCGCTAATAAGCTCTAATTTAAATTTCTCAATGATGTCTTTTGTACGTACTTTAACCACCGTGCATCCTCCTTTTATGAACAGTCATATACCTGTTCATGTCTACAGTATATCCAACTCTCGCTTTTATGTCGCGTTTGGTTCTACTAGCCTTTTTATTTTATCATTAATACGGAAAGAAAAGAAAAAAAAGATGGCATAGGCTGCATCGCCTTACCATCTTTTTTAGAAAATTAAATATTGCAAGAAAGTTATCTTCTATTTTGAAGCGGTTCAACAATCACTCGTTGAATAAGCGCATTTAAAAGCGACATGATTACTGAGGCTAAAAGCGCTGTACCAAACCCGTCAATATTAAAAGAATCTCCCATAACACTTTGTGTAATCATCAGCGTAATGGCATTAATGACGAATAAAAATAGGCCAAGCGTAAGAAATGTCACCGGCAGGGTAAGTAAAATTAAAATCGGCTTAACAAACACATTCAAAATCGATAGAATCAAGCTCGCGATAATAGCTGCACTGACTGATTCTAAGTGAAAGGTGTCGATATAACCTGCGATTACGATTAATACGAGGGCATTGATTAAAATACTAATGATTCCACGCAATAACATTTTTAGAAATCTCCTTCTTCATTTGGAACTAAAAACACAAAAATCATATATAAAATGACCGGGGTACCTACTGTAAAAAATAAACTGATGATAAACAATACGCGCAGTAGTGAAGCATCTATTCCGATATACTGAGAAATACCGCCGATAACACCCGCAAGCTTGCGATTTGTTCGCGAACGATACAACTTTCGCACGTTAATCATCTCCTTTGCTTTTTTACTAAAACAAGCGTTTTCTATTTTATAACAATTGAGCCCGTTTTGGATTCAGCTAACAATTTATAGCCTTTAGGCGAAGCGACATTGGCTTTGAAACGAAGTTGTTTCATCACCGTTTCTTTTTTCTCATCTACTATTTCCATCTCAGGAAGTGTACATGTAAAATTCCCAAAGTTAGATTTCAAATCTCCATCAACGGAGAGGTGGGGCGGCGTATAGAGCGTAATGCTCCCCGTAGTCGTTTTGAAAAATGCTTTTTCAATGCGCTCTCCTTTTAAATACGTATCAATATCTCCGTTAAATGTTTGAACGTCAATTTTCTTTGTGTCCCCATCAAATTTAACCGTTCCATTGATTGTTTCAAGCTCACATTTTGAAGCGAGTATTCGAGAAAGTTCCATATGCCCATTTGATGTCTCCATTTCAAGAGAATGGCTATTCACATCGTAAAAGCGGATGGTACCATTAGCTGTTTTGGCTTTCAGGTCTCGTACGCTTAGTCTTTCCCCATCGATTGAACCATTAAACATACGGAGCTTGACGCGTTCATATTCCATTTCTGGAATATAAATAATCGCTTTCACCTTCATTTGCTTTTGCTGAATTGCAAAGCGCAATTTGCCATTTTCAATGGAAAATGCCGTATGCTGCAAGAAAGTGCGGCGCGCTTCATCCGAATTCTCTACTTTGTAGATAGCAGCTTCACACTCTATTCGTACTTCTGTACTCCCCCAAGGTCGGAGTTGGACGCTTCCATTTGCTAAATCTACATCAATCTCTTGAATATATGCTTCTGATTGTTGAAAGATGTGCTGAACGTCAATCGAAGGACCAAAGTTAAAATCTAAATCTCCTTCTTTTACTTTTTTTACCGTTTGATCTACAAATGTAAATAATTTTTCCTTTAAAGAGCTTTGAGATGACTTAGAAGCGTACGTTTTTTTCTGTTTTCCTCCTACATAAGGGGATAGCTCAGCTTTATCAGGCGTAGCATAGGAAGAATCATTAGCTGAGTCTTTTTCCAGTGAATTTAGCAAAGTTAAAGCCTCATCTACGCTAAGTTTTCCTTCTTCTACCATCTGTAAAATTTGTTTGCGCTTTTCACTCATACGTTCCATCTCCTCTTTACGTTTTAGTCATTTAACTTTTATCTGCTTAATATTTGTATCCCTTTTACAATATTCCATACAAATACAACAACATTAACTAAAGAAACAACAACTAAAGCTACAATTAAAAGAATAAATACCGTTCCACTAGAGCCAGTAAGAGCAGGAAGCAAGAAGAATAAGAACAAGATCGCTGTAGCGATAGGTAATAAATGTGACAAAAATGCAGTTTTTGCATGTTTCTTTACTTCTATGTTATGAACAACAAAATAAATAATAATAGGTAATAAAAATGGTGCAAAGAAAACGCTAAAATA
This genomic interval carries:
- a CDS encoding PspC domain-containing protein, with protein sequence MRKLYRSRTNRKLAGVIGGISQYIGIDASLLRVLFIISLFFTVGTPVILYMIFVFLVPNEEGDF
- a CDS encoding phage holin family protein, which encodes MLLRGIISILINALVLIVIAGYIDTFHLESVSAAIIASLILSILNVFVKPILILLTLPVTFLTLGLFLFVINAITLMITQSVMGDSFNIDGFGTALLASVIMSLLNALIQRVIVEPLQNRR
- the hprK gene encoding HPr(Ser) kinase/phosphatase, which gives rise to MVKVRTKDIIEKFKLELISGEEGIDRPISTSDISRPGIEMAGYFTYYPAERIQLLGKTELSFFKQLDDEQKKVRMEKMCTDITPAIIVSREMDVPKELIEASERESVPVLRSSFKTTRLSSHLTNFLESRLAPTTALHGVLVDIYGIGVLIMGKSGVGKSETALELVKRGHRLVADDCVEIRQEDQDTLVGNAPGLIEHLLEIRGLGIINVMTLFGAGAVRSYKRISLVIQLETWDQQKHYDRLGLEEDKMKIIDTDVTKITLPVRPGRNLAVIIEVAAMNFRLKRMGINAAEQFSARLTDVIEEGDREDL
- a CDS encoding DUF4097 family beta strand repeat-containing protein; the encoded protein is MSEKRKQILQMVEEGKLSVDEALTLLNSLEKDSANDSSYATPDKAELSPYVGGKQKKTYASKSSQSSLKEKLFTFVDQTVKKVKEGDLDFNFGPSIDVQHIFQQSEAYIQEIDVDLANGSVQLRPWGSTEVRIECEAAIYKVENSDEARRTFLQHTAFSIENGKLRFAIQQKQMKVKAIIYIPEMEYERVKLRMFNGSIDGERLSVRDLKAKTANGTIRFYDVNSHSLEMETSNGHMELSRILASKCELETINGTVKFDGDTKKIDVQTFNGDIDTYLKGERIEKAFFKTTTGSITLYTPPHLSVDGDLKSNFGNFTCTLPEMEIVDEKKETVMKQLRFKANVASPKGYKLLAESKTGSIVIK